ATAATAACAATCAAAACATCAAGAAAAATGCTGGGACTTGGCGCATGATTGCCATGTGTCTATACTCCCTGCTCGAACTTTCAAACCCGGTTTTGCTGTTCCTGACACTTTGCAAGCGGTGTCGGTTTCAGTGGAGCACGTTCCTTGATCGGAGAATCCCATGCTTCATCCACGTCGAAGCAGTCGAATCAAACGGAAGCGTTCGATTGGATTCCGCGCCCGTATGAAAACCCATTCAGGCCGGAAGATCATCAACAGCAAGCGCCGAATGGGTCGCCGGATAAACGTTGCTGACAAATAGATGGTTTGAGCAATCGCGACCGCCCATTTTCACGTAATCGGCGGTCAGCATGCTGTTCGTGCGGGTTGAGATCTTATTGTTTCAATCTGCCATCCAATCCAGATAGACTCAGACCTGGGCCACATATCCATGACCTCACAGGATAATCCCACTCCGGCGGGCCAGATTCCCCCGGTGTTCGACCATGCTGCGCCTCATCAACAGCACCCGAAGCTTCGGCCTGTACGTGCTTTTCAGGCTCAGTCCGACGGGAAAGTATTGTTGGGGATTGCTGACGCACGCCAAATTACAGAAAAGGTTGTCTTTACCCATCC
Above is a genomic segment from Phycisphaeraceae bacterium containing:
- the rpmH gene encoding 50S ribosomal protein L34 — encoded protein: MLHPRRSSRIKRKRSIGFRARMKTHSGRKIINSKRRMGRRINVADK